The genomic segment TTTCCTCCAAAGCTCTTCTGTCTTTCATATTAGCCCAACACTTAGGGGTAGGTCATATTATCGTCCCCATTTTGCAAGTGAGGAGATTGagccaggaagaaaaaaaatcatttgcccAAGGCAGCACATAAAAAGTACTAAATTTGTGTCTTTTTGAATTGGAATGtgaggaggctttttttttttttttcctttctttcattccAGGAGATTCATAGAAGAGATAATGCCTATGGAGATCAGAGATTTGTGAAATATTACTAACATAAATGCCTAATCCATGATAAACCAACTGAGAGGGCATATACTGGGTGACACGAGCTCTGTTGGAAGTACCCCTTGTGTTGGAAGAGAGGCAGACAGggtgttattttattttccttcccaTAAATTTACTTAAAATCAGTAAGAACACAAGGCTTGTAATAGTCCTGTTATagtagtttttttcctttttttttctgtaaataaaaATCACTTTTTGGGAGAATGCTTTTCATTTGTGGTATGCCTGTCTATGGGTAACAGTTGACTGTATTATAATAAATTTTAGTACATGAGATTAATCTTTAGAAGTTTATGTACATTTGTTCATGCCACTATTTCAGCACATTTTCAGAGGTACCATAAGTTACCAGTGTTCACACCTGAAGCCACCCCCCAAGGAAAGGGATATTAAAGCAATGAATTGTGAAAAACAGTTGGCCTTTGCCCTCGTTctcacagcaacttttttttgtgGAGTATTTGAGATCCCAGGCCTGGGAATCCATCAGATGATGATCGGATTAAATTGCCTCATTTTGAAAATAGAGACAATAGCAGTTCCTACCTCACCAAAGTGCCGTGAGGAGTAGATAGGATCAGGGCTATGCGCAGTCACAAAGGGCCCCATGCTCAGAAGGGCCTGCTTTTGACTTAATGGTCTGCACTTAACATCTTGATATCCTTAATAATGTTTGAACAATAGACCCTACATCTTCATTTTGCACTGAGTCCTAGCCAGTCCTAAATAGGATTGTTTGTAAAATTTTCGGCCCATGGTACTTGGCACATAGAGTAACCTTCAATAAATTTTGGCCGTTactaattttggaaaccctggtggcataatggttaagtggtatggctgttaaccaaaaagttggcagttcgaatccaccaggtgctccttggaaactctatgcggcagttctactctgtcttatagggttgctatgagtcagaatcaactcaacagcaatgggtttggtttggttttttattactaattttggaacccctgggtggtgcacacaattaaacccactcagctgctaactgaaaaaggttgaaggtttgggTCCATCTGAAGCGTCCtccaaagaaaggcttggctatctacttccgaaaaatcagctattgaaaacactatggtgcacacttctactctcactcacatgggctcgccatgagtctgagttgacttaACAACAACTGTTCCTTGTTATTAATTTTGCAAAGGAGCTTTTAGTTGGTTGGGTACAGGCCCAAAGTTTTATTTTCTGAACTTTTTCAATTTGGTCTGAATGTTGATCCTAATGGTGGAGTACATCACATAGACCCTCATGCTGTTGGGTCACAATCTGTTGGTAAACACTGCATTGGAGCCCTCCACCATTTCTCTGTTGTTGTGCATCTGATGGAATATGGACTTTGGATGGCTGCTAGTTTGGAGTACAGAAACTTGTTCCTATAAATATAAACGGCGTTGCTCAATAAGGTATATTGGATTTGTTGTTTTCGTAGTCTGAGCCACAGATGACTTTCACTGACACACTGACTCACTGACATTTTTCCAGAAAGACTTTTGTgctaatactctttttttttgctcttatctttttttttttttttttgcagactgTTTGAACTCCAGAAGGACCAACACCAGATAAATTATGAATGTTGAACAAGATGACCTTACATCCACAGCAGATAATGATAGGTCCTAGGTTTAACAGGGCCTTATTTGACCCCCTGCTTGTGGTGCTGCTGGCTCTCCAACTTCTTGTGGTGGCTGGTCTGGTGCGGGCTCAAACCTGCCCTTCCGTCTGCTCCTGCAGCAACCAATTCAGCAAGGTGATTTGCGTTCGGAAAAACCTGCGCGAGGTTCCAGATGGCATCTCGACCAACACGCGGCTGCTGAACCTCCATGAGAACCAAATCCAGATCATCAAAGTGAACAGCTTCAAGCACTTGAGGCACCTGGAAATCCTACAGTTGAGTAGGAATCACATTAGAACAATTGAAATTGGGGCTTTCAATGGTCTGGCGAACCTCAACACTCTGGAACTCTTTGACAATCGTCTGACTACCATCCCGAATGGAGCTTTTGTATATTTGTCTAAActgaaggagctctggttgcGGAACAACCCCATTGAAAGCATCCCTTCTTATGCTTTTAATAGAATCCCTTCTTTGCGCCGGCTAGACTTGGGGGAATTGAAAAGGCTTTCATACATCTCAGAAGGTGCCTTTGAAGGTCTGTCCAATTTGAGGTATTTGAACCTTGCCATGTGCAACCTCCGGGAAATCCCTAACCTCACACCACTTATAAAACTGGATGAGTTGGATCTTTCTGGGAATCATTTGTCTGCCATCAGGCCTGGCTCTTTTCAGGGGTTGATGCACCTTCAAAAACTGTGGATGATACAGTCGCAGATTCAAGTGATTGAACGGAATGCCTTTGATAACCTTCAGTCACTAGTGGAAATCAACTTGGCACACAACAATCTAACATTACTGCCTCATGACCTTTTCACTCCCTTGCATCATCTAGAGCGGATACACTTACATCACAACCCTTGGAACTGTAACTGTGACATACTGTGGCTCAGCTGGTGGATAAAAGACATGGCCCCCTCCAACACAGCTTGCTGTGCCAGGTGTAACACTCCTCCCAATCTGAAAGGGAGGTACATTGGGGAGCTCGACCAGAATTATTTCACGTGCTATGCTCCCGTGATTGTGGAGCCCCCTGCAGACCTCAATGTCACTGAAGGCATGGCAGCCGAGCTGAAATGCCGAGCCTCCACGTCCCTGACCTCTGTATCTTGGACTACGCCAAACGGAACAGTCATGACACATGGGGCGTACAAAGTACGGATAGCTGTGCTCAGCGATGGTACATTAAATTTCACGAATGTAACCGTGCAAGATACAGGCATGTACACATGTATGGTGAGTAATTCCGTTGGAAATACCACTGCTTCGGCCACTCTGAATGTTACTGCGGCAACCACTACTCCCTTCTCTTACTTTTCAACCGTCACGGTAGAGACTATGGAACCTTCTCAGGATGAGGCTCGGACCACAGATAACAATGTGGGCCCCACTCCAGTGATCGACTGGGAGACCACCAATGTGACCATCTCTCTCACACCACAGAGCACAAGGTCGACAGAAAAAACATTCACCATCCCAGTGACTGATATAAACAGTGGGATCCCAGGAATCGATGAGGTCATGAAGACTACCAAAATCATCATTGGCTGTTTTGTGGCCATCACACTTATGGCTGCAGTGATGCTGGTCATTTTCTACAAGATGAGGAAGCAGCATCATCGGCAAAACCATCATGCCCCAACACGGACTGTTGAAATCATTAATGTGGATGATGAGATTACAGGGGACACACCCATGGAAAGCCACCTGCCCATGCCTGCTATCGAGCATGAGCACCTAAATCACTATAACTCTTATAAATCTCCCTTCAACCACACAACAACAGTTAACACAATAAATTCAATACACAGTTCAGTGCATGAACCGTTATTGATCCGAATGAACTCTAAAGACAATGTACAAGAGACTCAAatctaaaacatttacagagttACAGAAAACAATCGAAACAAAGACAGTTTATTAAAAATGACACAAATGACTGGGCTAAATCTACTGTTTCAAAAAAAAGtgtctttacaaaaaaaaacaaaaagaaaagaaatttatttattaaaaattctaTTGTGAGCTAAAGCAGACAAAATTATGTGTATTCCTCAGAACCTGTTTTTGCTGCACTTATTTACTATTTTCCCACATCTCGTCCCTCCCTTCCCTGATTGCCATATTTTTCATAGGAGATCTCAATTCCCTAAAGAACTGGTCTAGGAAATTTTGTAAGAATTCTGTTACACTCTGAGATTTTTATGGTGAATTCTAGTGGTGAGATCCAGTCtattttgtctctctttttttttttttctcatgcctTTCTGAAGTAGTCCAATGGGGAATGCAATATTAGAAATAGATTTTTAAGAGAGAACGAGGAAAAAATGCAAGATCTTATATTTTTCATGTAATAACCTGTTCTGTATTTATGAGGAGGACCATTctatggaaaagaaaagaaaaaaaaagagtaagcaaACAACAGATTAATTTACGTAATTTACATATGAACATCTATAAAACCCATGATCTTTTAAACAACTCTAGAATCAGAATTTGTAGTTCAAACGCTAAAATAagattataaataaaatattgttgGTTTTTCTGTACCTGGACAAAACTCATTTGTAGTATAACTCAAATGTGAGAA from the Loxodonta africana isolate mLoxAfr1 chromosome 7, mLoxAfr1.hap2, whole genome shotgun sequence genome contains:
- the LRRC4C gene encoding leucine-rich repeat-containing protein 4C yields the protein MLNKMTLHPQQIMIGPRFNRALFDPLLVVLLALQLLVVAGLVRAQTCPSVCSCSNQFSKVICVRKNLREVPDGISTNTRLLNLHENQIQIIKVNSFKHLRHLEILQLSRNHIRTIEIGAFNGLANLNTLELFDNRLTTIPNGAFVYLSKLKELWLRNNPIESIPSYAFNRIPSLRRLDLGELKRLSYISEGAFEGLSNLRYLNLAMCNLREIPNLTPLIKLDELDLSGNHLSAIRPGSFQGLMHLQKLWMIQSQIQVIERNAFDNLQSLVEINLAHNNLTLLPHDLFTPLHHLERIHLHHNPWNCNCDILWLSWWIKDMAPSNTACCARCNTPPNLKGRYIGELDQNYFTCYAPVIVEPPADLNVTEGMAAELKCRASTSLTSVSWTTPNGTVMTHGAYKVRIAVLSDGTLNFTNVTVQDTGMYTCMVSNSVGNTTASATLNVTAATTTPFSYFSTVTVETMEPSQDEARTTDNNVGPTPVIDWETTNVTISLTPQSTRSTEKTFTIPVTDINSGIPGIDEVMKTTKIIIGCFVAITLMAAVMLVIFYKMRKQHHRQNHHAPTRTVEIINVDDEITGDTPMESHLPMPAIEHEHLNHYNSYKSPFNHTTTVNTINSIHSSVHEPLLIRMNSKDNVQETQI